AAGCccattatgaaaattttgttgcAGGCCGATTCCTATATCagccaattttaattttattttatggattaaCAGATTTTAATTGGGGTTCAACTTCATTTATTTCTGTATTCTATTCGATTTCAAccccaaaaaatttatgtttgaatCTGAAGCATAACCaactgaattaattaatatttatattgtttttttttatttttaatgatcatgattcaaaatttaaaattgatttcatGGCTTATTGGAATTTCTTGTactataatactactactacaattcTTGTATCATCCGTGAACACACACCAATATATCCATGAATGAGTCATTTCcttatcaaaaaataatcacactAATTGGTGGCGTCGTTCTACCATGTACATTCTTGAATTCGTTCAAACTGGATGAACATTCATCTTTCTGGATTTAAGAATAGAGTTGTTTATTAGGTCGCAGAGGCACATCAAAAAAGAAGATCACTCATCCAATTTCTATCCAAATTCTCGATACATTCTTGGATTGATTCGTCGTCGTCAAATCATTACCACACCTATAAGGATTATATTAGATGCCCAATTACAAAATTATCGGATTCGAAATCAACAGTTTCAGTTTCGTGACAAAACTTATAgctttgattttgaatcaGAAACCAATTGTTTAATCTTTATTTGAAAAccattttttaaacatttttcaatgtttttgaacagtttttcagattttcatgattttttcaattacGCTATTTTAGATTAAACAACTTCTTACGGTTCTAAATAAGTTTAGAAATGAAACTCAGCCAATAGAGACGAAAGTGAGTTTCAATTTAACTGGGAGTAAATGATTATAGTTCCAAAACGAAAAGTGTCGATATGACTTCAAGCAGAacaaacaaattcaatttaaCCATGCCTCACTACTCACTTTACTTAGATTATGAAGTcgaatatatacatttttatccaaaaatgtggacatttcaaattaaaatacaatagcGGCACTAACTCAAATACATTAAATATGAGGGGTGTCTTTATAATTATCCATAATATTTTACAAGGTTTGGATaaagtaataatattaataatagtaagtAAAAGCTTCAACTGTTATCACTCTGTTTTACGGTTTGCACAAGTGAGACAGAAACAACGCAGATCAGCTTTCTCGATCCATTTCTTCTCAACATCTGCTTCAATTCGGTGCGCTCTCTCCTAATTGCTCCCTTTTTATTCGCATTAAACTGTTAATTGATGCAATTCTTTTGTATAATCCGTCTTTGTCTCGAGATTTATCGTTGTACGTTGTTTTATACTTGATCTGCTCGCTACTTCATTTTCGagtttttatttgcttttttagATTTTCTCTTGTTCTTTTATTGATTCATTTAGTTTCAATTCGTTTTTATTAGCCGCGACATTGACATTCAATGTGATTTGGTCGAATTTAGGTGAATTGGGATATAGGTTTTCTAGAATTTAACCAAATATGGCGGTAAAGGATATAAGTTATTGTGAATTTCGTGTTGTAGCGTGAAGAAGAACCATGTGATGTTTGCAGGtagttttcttattttcttgagTTTTTGTTATGTCTTTAGCCCATTTTTTTGCAGTTTGGGGGAAATGGTTAGTCAAGTTGTTAGACAAgtgacattttattttcaaaactaAGATGCAGAGTTCTACTTCTTGATTATCAGTTTAGTACACATGACTACATCCTCTTGTAATATGTCAATGTTTGTTCTGCaatcttttttccatttatggagTCTTTGGTTAGGGTATACACGATGGTTTAAGACAATCATATCGATCTAGTATACGGGATTTGACTTATCTGATGACCATCtaactatattaattattaatatcgGATACTTGACGAGCACATTGTGCTATTCTTATCAATTACAGTACCTGGTTGGTAGTTGTAGTAGAGAGAAATGGGTTATTCTGCAATTAGTATTGAACCGTTTTATCTGTCATATTTGCATTTGCTGTACTTGTGATAGTTCTTAAAACAGGACAATGGTATCTATGTTTCAGGGGTACAGGCTGTTTTCTGGACATAAACTGCTACAGTATTCATATCTGAATTGTTGAGGACGGAAAATTTCTCAAGCACTGAAGTAAAGATGCAGAATCAAGATGGGCAACCTGCGGAGCCTGAAACGGAGACCATAACATCACTACCAGCCTCTGAGGTCAATGACTGGGCGAATTATAGGGATGATGAAGTTATGCAGCAGCATTCTGCCATACAGGCAGAGGAAGCTGGGAAAATACCATTTGTTGGTGACAAGGCAAGGAAACCAATAATTcctagaattttatttttctggatatgatataattatatattagatCTCTGATAGCATATATCTTACACTGGTTGAGTGAAGCTTCTTatttgttctatttttatttagactATTCCGAATGCCTTAATTGATATTCCAATACTGGTTTTGGTGGATTATGGGATTGGGAATGTTTAGGAATCACAGGAAGCAGTTACCTTTTTGGTCCGATCAAGATGTGTGTATAACTATTTGATTGTTTATACATTTTGCAGGAACTTTTTGTAAGTCATTCTTGTTTGTCAAGTTTATTTGGAAATCAATATCGCTTATGAGAAATAGAGTATTGATTTTACATACTAAGCTTATTTGCTTCAGCTTATATAAACCATATATTAGGTGATAATATTACTCATAGCTTCTTATTAATCCATAGTAAATGACTTTTGGATGTGAAATTCCAGGAGCCTCTCTCATCTTTGGCAGAGGAATACAAGTCAGGAAACCCAATTTTGTTGGAGAAAATTAAGGTCCGCTCAATTGGTAGGCATTTTTCTGTTACATGCTTCTTGGAGTGCTTGTAATCGTTTCAATCTCTGCAGGTTCTAACTGAACAATATGCTGCCATCAGGCGAACAAGGGGAGATGGGAATTGCTTCTTCCGTAGCTTCATGTTTGCCTACCTGGTATGTTTGGTTGTACTACTTTCACATAATCTTACTGTTCAGTTAGAATTGGTGTTTTAATCTACTGAAACATTTATCCAACAAATTTAGGAGCATATTCTGCAATCACAAGACCGTGCAGAAATCGACCGCATCACGGTCAATGTGGAGCAATGCAGGAAGACACTTCTCAGCTTGGGCTATGCAGAATTTACTTTCGAAGACTTTTTTTCGGTACTTAAtgagttattttttatagttttatacgTTGCCTTCGTACTCATATAAATTAATCTCCCAATGCATGATAGGTCCATGTCTTTTTCATGTACTCTTTTATATGGGACAAAAATCTTAAGAGATGCACATTAATGCTAAAAATGAGTAGCTCAACTATTTCTTTATTCGGGTGCCCGGTTTGCAATTCTTAAAAGTTTTCTCAAGTGCCTAACCAGCGTTGATCTCAGGTACTCAATTCACACATATAGACAAAGCTTGCAAATAGTAATGTggaaacttaatttttttggggggagGGGAAACCGATTATTTTAACTAACCAGTTAACATTTTGAAGATTAACTTCCTGAATCTATCTACTTATTTTCAGCTGTTCCTTGAGCAACTTGAAAGTGTTCTTTCAGGGAAAGAAGCTTGCATAAGGTTCAAAGGATTTATTGcttaattgtgattttgattccTATGCTACAACCCGCTTTCAACTTTCCTTCAGTGCCTAATATTTGTCTTTTTGTTACAGCCATGAGGAACTTGTACAGAGAAGTAGAGATCAGTCAGTATCTGACTATGGTGAGTAGCACTTATCGAATGTTGCAATGGTATCAagacatacatatataatttggCTGCTTACCATTTCCTTAATTAAAAACTGACTATTTGTCTTTGCTAGTTGTGATGTTCTTTAGATTTATTACATCTGGTGAAATAAGGAAGCGTTTGGAGTTCTATGAACCATTTATTCAAGGATTAAGTAATACCTCAGTGGAGCAGGTTGGTTCTATGTAACATTCGTATATTTTCGTGTGCAAGCTTTACCGTCGCATCTGCAACATTATACCTATTTGATCATGAGACTCATCATCATTTCAGTTCAAGCAGCCTGACTTCAGATGTGCTTTTATGATATAGACCTTGTATCAAACTGTGAATACATATAGGCAAAGAAACTTGTTTTAGAACGTTGAAATAGGCTTCACAAAGGACATTGGTTATTTGTTTGTGCATCTCTCTAAACCGTCTAGTTTTTGAGCTAAATCTCTTATTGCTTATATTCCTCATTCGGTGCAGTTCTGCAAATCATCGGTGGAGCCAATGGGCGAAGAGAGTGATCATGTCCACATTACCGCATTGTCAGATGCACTGGGCGTGCCAATCCGCATAGTCTATCTTGATCGCAGTCATGATGATAAAGGTAGCGTGAGCGTGAACCATCACGACTTCAGTCCTGCTGCACAAGAGGTCACTGATGCTAATACCGGTGGTGTCGTGGCGCTTGAACCGTTCATTACCTTGCTGTACCGGCCCG
The genomic region above belongs to Salvia hispanica cultivar TCC Black 2014 chromosome 3, UniMelb_Shisp_WGS_1.0, whole genome shotgun sequence and contains:
- the LOC125216256 gene encoding OVARIAN TUMOR DOMAIN-containing deubiquitinating enzyme 1-like, whose translation is MQNQDGQPAEPETETITSLPASEVNDWANYRDDEVMQQHSAIQAEEAGKIPFVGDKEPLSSLAEEYKSGNPILLEKIKVLTEQYAAIRRTRGDGNCFFRSFMFAYLEHILQSQDRAEIDRITVNVEQCRKTLLSLGYAEFTFEDFFSLFLEQLESVLSGKEACISHEELVQRSRDQSVSDYVVMFFRFITSGEIRKRLEFYEPFIQGLSNTSVEQFCKSSVEPMGEESDHVHITALSDALGVPIRIVYLDRSHDDKGSVSVNHHDFSPAAQEVTDANTGGVVALEPFITLLYRPGHYDILYPK